Proteins from a single region of Noviherbaspirillum saxi:
- a CDS encoding DUF4902 domain-containing protein — protein MQFQSSRNQAPAKSPDGYIRLRLASLNALSFVHLFSECDTGFLRELQAQTIPAIAAGFSEWKTMTDPVISIGWGWFIHGDSECMLLAPDGVRSNVMLIDAHGYDLGSQRTSTLFGTWLSSFEWQSVVTVALNEVITPC, from the coding sequence TTGCAATTTCAATCCAGCCGAAATCAGGCGCCGGCAAAATCGCCTGATGGATATATTCGCTTGCGCCTGGCGAGTCTGAATGCGCTGTCATTCGTTCATCTGTTTTCGGAATGCGATACCGGCTTTCTGCGCGAACTCCAGGCTCAAACCATTCCCGCCATCGCAGCCGGTTTTTCGGAATGGAAAACGATGACCGACCCAGTGATCTCGATAGGTTGGGGCTGGTTCATTCATGGCGATTCCGAGTGTATGTTGCTGGCTCCGGATGGTGTGCGCAGTAATGTGATGCTGATCGATGCACACGGTTATGACCTTGGGTCGCAAAGAACCTCGACTCTGTTCGGTACATGGTTGAGCTCATTCGAATGGCAGTCAGTGGTAACTGTGGCGCTGAATGAGGTAATTACTCCCTGTTAA